In the Tribolium castaneum strain GA2 chromosome 1, icTriCast1.1, whole genome shotgun sequence genome, one interval contains:
- the Tmep gene encoding transmembrane protein 184B isoform X1, with protein sequence MSSSTSTTSTTLSSVASLVTNSAGADHVHSAPSEPIFLQTKLAQGIAGVFVWAALLVTCTQIYQHLRWYTNPTEQRWIVRILFIVPIYATYSWISLLFFNSESYYVYFFTVRDCYEAFVIYNFLSLCYEYLGGEGNIMSEIRGKPIRSSCLYGTCCLNGKTYTIGFLRFCKQATLQFCLVKPVMAFVIIILQGMGHYRDGDWSPDGGYIYITIIYNISVSLALYGLFLFYFATRDLLTPFEPVLKFCTVKSVIFLSFWQGVGLAILEKANVISPIIDSNGTRTSAGTVSAGYQNFLICIEMFCAAVALRYAFPYRVYAQGCVTDSRGRSVTMQSISSSLKETMNPKDIMTDAIHNFHPQYQQYTQYSSGGKSGRGMRLSTYDPDDPMSPSGGTVPQCYNSLDNPSRPPITAGPRVSTISQNYTEKTMLLSSDEDN encoded by the exons ATGTCATCCTCAACTTCTACTACTAGCACCACGTTATCTTCAGTAGCTAGTTTAGTGACAAATTCTGCAGGAGCCGATCATGTCCATTCGGCACCTTCAGAACCTATCTTTCTTCAGACTAAATTAGCTCAGGGCATTGCCGGAGTATTTGTATGGGCTGCTCTGTTGGTTACTTGTACACAA ATTTATCAGCATTTGCGATGGTACACTAATCCAACGGAACAGCGATGGATAGTGAGAATATTATTTATAGTACCTATCTACGCGACGTATTCATGGATCAGTCTTTTGTTCTTCAACTCGGAGAGCTATTACGTCTACTTTTTCACCGTGAGAGACTGTTACGAAG CTTTCGTAATATACAATTTCCTGTCGCTTTGCTATGAATACTTGGGAGGTGAAGGCAACATCATGTCGGAAATTCGGGGCAAGCCTATTCGCTCCAGTTGCCTTTACGGAACCTGTTGTTTGAACGGCAAAACATACACGATCGGTTTTCTCCGATTTTGCAAACAAGCCACTCTGCAATTTTGCTTAGTAAAACCAGTAATGGCTTTCGTTATAATAATCCTACAAGGCATGGGACATTATCGCGATGGCGATTGGAGTCCAGACGGCGGTTATATTTACATTACGATAATCTACAACATTTCCGTGTCTCTTGCCCTCTACGgactgtttttgttttattttgccaCTAGAGACCTTCTCACGCCGTTTGAGCCCGTTCTGAAGTTTTGTACAGTCAAGTCTGTGATTTTCTTGTCGTTTTGGCAAG gGGTTGGTTTAGCCATTTTGGAAAAAGCCAATGTGATCTCTCCGATTATTGATAGTAACGGTACTCGGACGTCAGCCGGTACTGTTTCAGCCGGTTATCAGAATTTCTTGATCTGCATTGAAATGTTTTGTGCGGCTGTTGCTTTAAGGTACGCTTTTCCCTATCGGGTGTATGCCCAAGGATGCGTTACTGATTCGCGTGGTCGATCAGTCACGATGCAAAGTATTTCCAGTAGCCTAAAA GAAACAATGAATCCCAAGGACATTATGACCGATGCCATTCATAATTTCCATCCACAGTATCAACAATACACACAGTATAGCTCAG GGGGAAAAAGTGGTCGTGGTATGAGGTTATCTACTTACGACCCAGACGATCCCATGAGTCCTAGTGGAGGAACGGTGCCTCAGTGCTACAACAGTTTAGATAACCCCTCGAGACCACCCATAACGGCAGGACCGCGCGTTTCCACAATATCGCAAAATTACACCGAAAAAACGATGTTGTTGAGTTCGGACGAAGACAATTGA
- the Tmep gene encoding transmembrane protein 184B isoform X2, which yields MSSSTSTTSTTLSSVASLVTNSAGADHVHSAPSEPIFLQTKLAQGIAGVFVWAALLVTCTQIYQHLRWYTNPTEQRWIVRILFIVPIYATYSWISLLFFNSESYYVYFFTVRDCYEAFVIYNFLSLCYEYLGGEGNIMSEIRGKPIRSSCLYGTCCLNGKTYTIGFLRFCKQATLQFCLVKPVMAFVIIILQGMGHYRDGDWSPDGGYIYITIIYNISVSLALYGLFLFYFATRDLLTPFEPVLKFCTVKSVIFLSFWQGVGLAILEKANVISPIIDSNGTRTSAGTVSAGYQNFLICIEMFCAAVALRYAFPYRVYAQGCVTDSRGRSVTMQSISSSLKETMNPKDIMTDAIHNFHPQYQQYTQYSSEVISHQPYERL from the exons ATGTCATCCTCAACTTCTACTACTAGCACCACGTTATCTTCAGTAGCTAGTTTAGTGACAAATTCTGCAGGAGCCGATCATGTCCATTCGGCACCTTCAGAACCTATCTTTCTTCAGACTAAATTAGCTCAGGGCATTGCCGGAGTATTTGTATGGGCTGCTCTGTTGGTTACTTGTACACAA ATTTATCAGCATTTGCGATGGTACACTAATCCAACGGAACAGCGATGGATAGTGAGAATATTATTTATAGTACCTATCTACGCGACGTATTCATGGATCAGTCTTTTGTTCTTCAACTCGGAGAGCTATTACGTCTACTTTTTCACCGTGAGAGACTGTTACGAAG CTTTCGTAATATACAATTTCCTGTCGCTTTGCTATGAATACTTGGGAGGTGAAGGCAACATCATGTCGGAAATTCGGGGCAAGCCTATTCGCTCCAGTTGCCTTTACGGAACCTGTTGTTTGAACGGCAAAACATACACGATCGGTTTTCTCCGATTTTGCAAACAAGCCACTCTGCAATTTTGCTTAGTAAAACCAGTAATGGCTTTCGTTATAATAATCCTACAAGGCATGGGACATTATCGCGATGGCGATTGGAGTCCAGACGGCGGTTATATTTACATTACGATAATCTACAACATTTCCGTGTCTCTTGCCCTCTACGgactgtttttgttttattttgccaCTAGAGACCTTCTCACGCCGTTTGAGCCCGTTCTGAAGTTTTGTACAGTCAAGTCTGTGATTTTCTTGTCGTTTTGGCAAG gGGTTGGTTTAGCCATTTTGGAAAAAGCCAATGTGATCTCTCCGATTATTGATAGTAACGGTACTCGGACGTCAGCCGGTACTGTTTCAGCCGGTTATCAGAATTTCTTGATCTGCATTGAAATGTTTTGTGCGGCTGTTGCTTTAAGGTACGCTTTTCCCTATCGGGTGTATGCCCAAGGATGCGTTACTGATTCGCGTGGTCGATCAGTCACGATGCAAAGTATTTCCAGTAGCCTAAAA GAAACAATGAATCCCAAGGACATTATGACCGATGCCATTCATAATTTCCATCCACAGTATCAACAATACACACAGTATAGCTCAG AGGTCATCTCACACCAACCATATGAGAGACTGTGA